In Blattabacterium cuenoti, the genomic window TTCAAATAAAATTCTACCAGGTTTTACTACAGAAACCCAAAATTCAACAGGACCTTTTCCTTTTCCCATACGTACTTCTTGTGGTTTTCTTGTAGCAGGTTTATCAGGAAAAATATTAATCCATAATTTTCCTTCTCTTTTCATGTATCTTGTAGCAGCGATTCTTGCAGCTTCTAACTGTCTAGAAGTAATCCAAGCTCCTTCTAAAGCTTTAATACCATATAATCCTCTAGAAAGAAGAAATCCTTTTTTGGCTTTTCCACGAATTCTTCCTTTTTGTTTTTTTTTATATTTTGTTTTTTTCGGTTGTAACATATAATAAAAAAAATAATCTTAATAAATTTATTTATTCTTTTTTCTATTAAAATAATGGGATTTATGACTTCTTTGTTTTCTTTGAATCCCCAATAATGGAGATAATTCTCTTTTTCCGTATATCTCTCCTTTCATTATCCATACTTTAATTCCTATACTACCATAAACTGTATGAGCTACTGCCATATGATAATCTACATCAGCGCGAAAAGTTCCAAGAGAAATTCTTCCTTCTTTATATGTTTCACATCTTGCCATCTCTGATCCATTAAGTCTACCAGAAATTTGAATTCTTATACCTTGAGCATTCATTCTGATAGCAGAAAGAATAGATAATTTAATTACTTTTTTATAAGAAATACGATTTTCTAATTGTCTAACTAATCCTTTAGCTACTAATGGAGCATCTAATTCAGGACGTTTGACTTCAAAAATATTAATCTGAACTTCTTTTTTAGTAAGTTTTTTTAACTCTTTTCTTATTGTATCTACTTCATCTCCTCTTTTTCCTATAACCAGAGCCGGTCTTGACGTTTTAATAGTAATTGTTATAAATTTTAATGTTCTTTCTATAAAAATACGAGAAACTATTCCCTTCGGAAGTCTAGCTTCTATATATCTTCTTACTTTAAAATCTTCTTGTATTCTATCTTTATAATTATTACACCAACTAGATTGCCATCCTGTTATAATACCAAGACGATTAACAATCGGATTTGTTTTTTGTCCCATAAAAAATTACATTTCTTTTTTTTTATCTAAAAAAATTATAATATTGCTTGATCTTTTTCTTATTCTATGTCCTCTTCCTTGAGGAACAGGACGTAATCTTTTTAAGGTTTTCCCTTGATTCACTCTAACTTCTTTTATGTATAAAAATTCTTTTTTTTCAGATTTTTCAGAATATAATTGATCATATTTATTTTTCCAGTTAGATAATAAAGAAAGAAGTAACTTTTTGAAAACAAAAGAAATTCTTTTTTTTCTACTATAAGTTAATATATCTAAAGCGCTATATATTTCCTTATTTCTAATTAAATTTGCTATCAATCTCATTTTTCTAGGAGAATTTCTTATTCCATTCAAAGAAGCTGAAACCATATTAGTTTCCTGTTTCATATATTCCTAATTTTTTATTTTCAATTTGCTCTTAGAACCAGCATGTCCTCTAAAAACACGAGTAGGAGCAAATTCTCCAAGTTTATGGCCAATCATATTTTCTGTTATATATACATTTATAAATTGTTTTCCATTATGAACAGCAAAAGTTTGACCTACAAAATCAGGTAAAATAGTGGAAGGTCTAGACCAGGTTTTAATTACAATTTTTTTATCTGATTTAATATTATTTAATACTTTTTTATATAATGTTTGAGAAACATATGGTCCTTTTTTTAAAGATCTTGCCATGATTATAAAATTTTACTTTTTTCTTCTTTGCAAAATATATTTATCAGAATGTCGCTTTTTAGAACGAGTTCTAAATCCTTTAGAAGGTTTTCCTTTTCTATCTCTAGGAATACCACCAGAAGCTTTTCCTTCTCCTCCTCCCATAGGGTGATCTACAGGATTCATAGCGACTCCTCGTGTTCTAGGTCTTCTTCCTAAATGTCTTTTTTTTCCTGCTTTTCCATATGTCTCTAATTGATGATCAGGATTAGAAACAATTCCAATTGTAGCCATACAAGTAACGATTATCATTCTAATTTCTCCAGAAGGAAATTTAATCGTAGCGTATTTTTCATCTTTTGCAAACAATTGAGCAAAAGACCCTGCACTTCTTGCTATTTTAGCCCCCTGTCCTGGTTTCATTTCTATACAAGAAATATTGGTTCCCAAAGGGATATCACTTAAAAAAGTAGAATTTCCTATATCAAAAGGTATATTTTTTCCAGAAATTACTTCTTGTCCTATTTTAAATCCTTCCATTGTTACAATATATCTTTTTTCTCCATCCTTATAATGAAGTAAAGAAATAAAAGATGATCGATTAGGATCATATTCTATAGATTTTATAATAGCAGGAATTCCAAATTTTCTTCTTTTAAAATCTATTATTCTATATCTTCTTTTATGTCCACCTCCAAAATAACGCATGGTCATACGACCTACATTATTTCTTCCTCCAGATTTACACTTTCCTTTTACCAAAGTTTTTTCAGAGTTATAAGTTGTAAGTTGATCAAAACAATTTACAATTCTAAAACGTTGACCAGGTGTTATGGGTTTTAATCTTTTTATTGACATTAAGTTTCTTTTTTATTTAAAAAATCAATTTTTTGATTTTCGTAAAATTGAACAATAACTTTTTTTAGTTTATTAGTTTTTCCATAAATAAATCCTTTTTTAGTATATTTAGATTTATTTTTTCTAGGACAAATTATGGTTCTTATATTTTTTATAGAAAAACCAAATAACTCCTTAATTTTTTTTTTAAGAAGAATTTTATCACAATTTATATTCACAGAAAAAATGTAACAATTATATTTTTCTATTTTGTAAAATTTTTCTGTAATAAAAGGTTTTATTAAAATCATATTATATGGACAAAAATTTATAAATTTGATTTATGGAATTTTCAGAAAAAATAATATATGTAAAATTCATTAACGAAAAAGAATCTAATTCATTAATACTTAATAGTTTAAATTTTTTTAAATTTCTAGAAGATAAATATAAATTTTTATCTTTTTCTCCGGTTATCATTAACGATTTTTGATTCGACAATTGTAATGATTTTAATAAATTTAAAATAAATTTGGTTTTTGGAACATTTAATTTAATATCTTCTATAATTAGAACTTTGTTTTGTATTAATTTTTGCTCGATAAGAAATTTTCTGACTATATTTTTAATACGTTTATTTAATTTAAAAAAATATTTTTTTGGCTTAGGACCAAAAACTCTTCCTCCTCCTCTGAAAATAGGATTTTTTATATTGCCTTTTCTAGAACCACCTGTTCCCTTTTGTCTATGTAATTTTCTAGTACTTCCAGAAAGTTCTCCTCTTTCTTTAGTTTTATGAGTTCCTTGACGTTGAGCTGATAAATATCTTTTTATTTCTAAATATACAGAATGATTATAAGATTTTTTGTAAAAAGTCTTATCATGAAATTCTATTTTTTTATCAGTATAATTTCCTTTAATATCTATGATTTTTAATTCCATTCTTTTTTTTGAATCATTAAATATGAATTTTTATTTCCTGGAACAGATCCTTTTAAGATTATTAGATTTTGATCAAAATCAATTTTCAATATTTTTAAATTTTTAATGGTTACATTTTTTTTTCCCATTTTTCCAGCCATTTTTTTTCCTTTAAATACACGTGATGGATCAGATCCAGCTCCTATTGATCCTGGAGCTCTTAAACGATTATGTTGTCCATGAGTTCTTTCTCCTACTCCTGAAAAATTATGTCTTTTTATTACACCTTGAAACCCTTTTCCTTTAGAAATTCCTTTTATATTGACTAATTCTCCTTCTTTAAAAAGATCTATTTTAATTAAATCTCCTAAAACTAAATCAGAAACTTTATTCATTTTAAATTCAAACAATTTTTTTTTCGGAGATAATCCTGCTTTTTTAAAATGGTTGAATAAAGATTTGTTAGTTTTTTTTATTTTTTTCTCATCTACACCTAATTGAATAGAAGAATAACCATCATTTTTTATTGTTTTTATCTGAACTATGTAACAAGGACCAACTTGTATAATTGTACACGGAATGTTTTCTCCATTTTCTAGAAAAATACTAGTCATTCCTATATTTTTTCCTATTAATCCAGGCATATTTTATACTTTTATCTCAGCTTCTACTCCGCTAGGCAATTCCAATTTCATCAACGCATCTACTGTTTTAGATGAAGCATTATGAATTTGTAAAAGTCTTTTATGAGTAGGAAGAAAAAACTGTTCTCTTGATTTTTTATTTACATGAGGAGAACGTAATACTGTAAATATTTTTTTTTCAGTAGGCAAAGGAACTGGTCCGTTCAATACCACTCCAGTGGGAAGCACCGAATTTACAATTCTTTCGGCCGATTTATCTAATAAATTATAATCATAAGATTTTAATTTAATTTTTATATCATGACCCATAGTATATTAATTTTTCTACTATTATTTCTTTATTTTTTTATTTCGATTTTGATTGCCCATAATTATATTATCTATTACATTTTCAGGAACAGTGTTATAATGAGAAAATTCCATAACAGAAGTCCCTCTTCCAGAAGAAAGAGTTCGTAATACTGTAACATATCCAAACATTTCTGACAATGGAACTAAAGCTTGAACTACTTTTACATTATTTTTATTATTCATATTTTGTACTATTCCTCTTCTACGATTTAAATCTCCTATTATATCTCCCATATTTTCTTCTGGAATTAAAATTTCCAATTTCATAATCGGTTCTAATAAAACAGGTTTTGCTTTTTTTGCTGCTTCTCTGAACCCTAATTTTCCAGCTAATTCAAAAGAAAGTTGATCAGAATCAACGGAATGATAAGATCCATCTAAAATGGTAACCTTAGCGCTATCTATTTCATATCCAGATAAAGGTCCATTTTTCATCATTTCTCTAAAACCTTTTTCTATAGAAGGTATATATTCTTTCGGAATGTTTCCACCTTTTATTTTATTAATAAAAACTAAACCGGATTTACCTATATTTCCGGGTTCTAATCTGAACAAT contains:
- a CDS encoding large ribosomal subunit protein uL22, whose product is MKQETNMVSASLNGIRNSPRKMRLIANLIRNKEIYSALDILTYSRKKRISFVFKKLLLSLLSNWKNKYDQLYSEKSEKKEFLYIKEVRVNQGKTLKRLRPVPQGRGHRIRKRSSNIIIFLDKKKEM
- the rplB gene encoding 50S ribosomal protein L2, producing MSIKRLKPITPGQRFRIVNCFDQLTTYNSEKTLVKGKCKSGGRNNVGRMTMRYFGGGHKRRYRIIDFKRRKFGIPAIIKSIEYDPNRSSFISLLHYKDGEKRYIVTMEGFKIGQEVISGKNIPFDIGNSTFLSDIPLGTNISCIEMKPGQGAKIARSAGSFAQLFAKDEKYATIKFPSGEIRMIIVTCMATIGIVSNPDHQLETYGKAGKKRHLGRRPRTRGVAMNPVDHPMGGGEGKASGGIPRDRKGKPSKGFRTRSKKRHSDKYILQRRKK
- the rplP gene encoding 50S ribosomal protein L16, which codes for MLQPKKTKYKKKQKGRIRGKAKKGFLLSRGLYGIKALEGAWITSRQLEAARIAATRYMKREGKLWINIFPDKPATRKPQEVRMGKGKGPVEFWVSVVKPGRILFEIDGVEMNVAKEALRLAAQKLPIKMKFISSNEIKL
- the rpsC gene encoding 30S ribosomal protein S3, whose translation is MGQKTNPIVNRLGIITGWQSSWCNNYKDRIQEDFKVRRYIEARLPKGIVSRIFIERTLKFITITIKTSRPALVIGKRGDEVDTIRKELKKLTKKEVQINIFEVKRPELDAPLVAKGLVRQLENRISYKKVIKLSILSAIRMNAQGIRIQISGRLNGSEMARCETYKEGRISLGTFRADVDYHMAVAHTVYGSIGIKVWIMKGEIYGKRELSPLLGIQRKQRSHKSHYFNRKKNK
- the rplW gene encoding 50S ribosomal protein L23, whose product is MILIKPFITEKFYKIEKYNCYIFSVNINCDKILLKKKIKELFGFSIKNIRTIICPRKNKSKYTKKGFIYGKTNKLKKVIVQFYENQKIDFLNKKET
- the rpsS gene encoding 30S ribosomal protein S19, encoding MARSLKKGPYVSQTLYKKVLNNIKSDKKIVIKTWSRPSTILPDFVGQTFAVHNGKQFINVYITENMIGHKLGEFAPTRVFRGHAGSKSKLKIKN
- the rpsJ gene encoding 30S ribosomal protein S10, with the translated sequence MGHDIKIKLKSYDYNLLDKSAERIVNSVLPTGVVLNGPVPLPTEKKIFTVLRSPHVNKKSREQFFLPTHKRLLQIHNASSKTVDALMKLELPSGVEAEIKV
- the rplC gene encoding 50S ribosomal protein L3 encodes the protein MPGLIGKNIGMTSIFLENGENIPCTIIQVGPCYIVQIKTIKNDGYSSIQLGVDEKKIKKTNKSLFNHFKKAGLSPKKKLFEFKMNKVSDLVLGDLIKIDLFKEGELVNIKGISKGKGFQGVIKRHNFSGVGERTHGQHNRLRAPGSIGAGSDPSRVFKGKKMAGKMGKKNVTIKNLKILKIDFDQNLIILKGSVPGNKNSYLMIQKKEWN
- the rplD gene encoding 50S ribosomal protein L4; protein product: MELKIIDIKGNYTDKKIEFHDKTFYKKSYNHSVYLEIKRYLSAQRQGTHKTKERGELSGSTRKLHRQKGTGGSRKGNIKNPIFRGGGRVFGPKPKKYFFKLNKRIKNIVRKFLIEQKLIQNKVLIIEDIKLNVPKTKFILNLLKSLQLSNQKSLMITGEKDKNLYLSSRNLKKFKLLSINELDSFSLMNFTYIIFSENSINQIYKFLSI